One part of the Bacillota bacterium genome encodes these proteins:
- a CDS encoding NAD/NADP octopine/nopaline dehydrogenase family protein — MKRVAVFGAGNAGQAAAAHLTKMGLEVRLYNRWANEIEAIKAAGGINLKGVLGEGFYKIPVITTDIREAADGADFFWVATPAVAHEFLAAELAPLLPEGAHVFLNPGSTGGALAFAHALKKNGGPKNVVIGETNTNIYITRITGPAQVTVWNLGGVLFSVFPAKKRDEIFSEMSPYFKNLVPSATVLDTAFANVNAVMHPAGTLMNAGWIEKTNGAFRFYTEGGTPGVGAVIDQLERERTAAMAALGVYPKPFVEVFFLYGATSKEAVQSGSCYVALRDSEANKEIMAPPSLKHRFITEDVPFGIVPYKHLATLGGVQTPIIDSLITLASVVSATDWLSKGLTLEKMGLTGVTKYTLMNFLREGTI, encoded by the coding sequence GTGAAGAGAGTCGCAGTCTTCGGGGCCGGCAACGCGGGACAGGCCGCGGCCGCCCATCTGACCAAGATGGGCTTGGAGGTCCGGCTTTACAACCGGTGGGCCAACGAGATCGAGGCGATCAAGGCCGCCGGCGGCATCAACCTCAAGGGCGTGCTCGGCGAGGGCTTCTACAAGATCCCCGTGATCACCACGGACATCAGGGAAGCCGCCGACGGAGCCGACTTCTTCTGGGTGGCCACCCCGGCCGTGGCCCATGAGTTCCTGGCGGCCGAACTGGCGCCCCTTCTTCCGGAAGGAGCCCATGTCTTCCTCAACCCCGGCAGCACCGGCGGCGCTCTGGCCTTCGCCCACGCCCTCAAGAAGAACGGCGGCCCGAAGAACGTCGTCATCGGCGAGACCAACACCAACATCTACATCACCCGGATCACCGGCCCGGCCCAGGTGACCGTATGGAACCTCGGCGGGGTGCTCTTCTCGGTCTTTCCGGCCAAGAAGCGCGACGAGATCTTCTCCGAAATGTCTCCCTACTTCAAGAATCTGGTCCCCTCGGCCACCGTCCTCGACACCGCCTTCGCCAACGTCAACGCGGTCATGCACCCGGCCGGGACGCTGATGAACGCCGGCTGGATCGAGAAGACCAACGGCGCCTTCCGGTTCTACACCGAAGGCGGCACCCCCGGCGTCGGCGCGGTCATCGACCAGCTCGAGCGGGAGCGCACGGCGGCCATGGCCGCCCTCGGGGTCTACCCGAAGCCCTTCGTCGAGGTCTTCTTCCTGTATGGCGCGACCTCGAAGGAAGCCGTCCAGAGCGGCTCCTGCTATGTCGCCCTGCGGGATAGCGAGGCCAACAAGGAGATCATGGCCCCGCCCAGCCTCAAGCATCGCTTCATCACCGAGGACGTGCCCTTCGGGATCGTCCCCTACAAGCACCTGGCCACGCTGGGCGGCGTCCAGACCCCGATCATCGACTCCCTGATCACCCTGGCCTCGGTGGTCAGCGCCACCGATTGGCTGTCCAAGGGCCTGACCCTGGAGAAGATGGGCCTCACCGGAGTCACCAAGTACACTTTGATGAACTTCCTGCGGGAAGGGACCATCTAG